Proteins from one Mesotoga infera genomic window:
- the ortB gene encoding 2-amino-4-oxopentanoate thiolase subunit OrtB produces the protein MKMSMSYESVMSRKTEIMRASIGIEYDKYELEGIGFDYEGLMSDTVYHMEEITAIQRETGVGNTPLVELKNITRLVREISEPGKGARIFLKDEAANPSGSFKDRRASISVARAKELGYRGVIAATSGNYGAAVASQAMKRGLKCIVIQECYDSTGTGQPEILEKARACEAYGAEVAQLTVGPELFYYFLILLEETGYFNASLYTPFAIAGIESLGFEIAQQSRRVIGKDPDFVLATHAGGGNLTGTARGLIKAGADKTGVIGVSVDLSGLHMASDRDFNRKSFTTGHTGFGIPFAVFPDRSDVPRNAARPLRYMDRYLLVKQGEVFYVTEMLARLEGLQRGPAGNTSLTAAIALAKELPKDSTIVVQETEYTGAGKAPSAQLTFARKNGVKVIRGDPLTDDVPGKVIAIPENPSQIMYTELGLDRLRESYIRELIKRQILPSERDLDYLAQELRLTTDETARLIKEVSR, from the coding sequence ATGAAAATGAGTATGAGTTATGAATCGGTGATGTCAAGAAAGACTGAAATCATGCGGGCTTCGATAGGTATCGAATACGACAAATATGAGCTAGAAGGTATCGGATTCGACTACGAAGGTTTGATGAGCGACACTGTTTACCATATGGAAGAAATAACTGCTATACAGCGTGAAACAGGCGTTGGAAATACCCCTCTGGTCGAGCTCAAGAACATTACAAGATTAGTGAGGGAAATCAGCGAACCGGGTAAGGGTGCCAGGATCTTTCTCAAGGACGAGGCTGCCAACCCCTCTGGAAGTTTCAAAGACAGGAGGGCTTCTATAAGCGTCGCCAGGGCTAAGGAGCTCGGTTACAGAGGTGTAATCGCGGCGACCAGCGGCAACTACGGGGCGGCTGTCGCTTCGCAGGCAATGAAGAGGGGTCTCAAATGCATAGTCATTCAAGAGTGTTACGACAGCACCGGTACCGGTCAACCCGAGATACTGGAGAAGGCCAGGGCCTGCGAGGCCTATGGCGCCGAGGTTGCTCAGCTCACTGTAGGTCCCGAACTCTTCTATTACTTTTTGATCCTGCTTGAAGAGACAGGGTATTTCAATGCCTCGCTTTACACACCCTTTGCGATAGCCGGAATCGAGTCGCTCGGCTTCGAAATAGCCCAGCAGTCCAGAAGAGTGATCGGCAAAGATCCCGACTTCGTTCTCGCGACACACGCCGGCGGAGGAAATCTCACCGGAACTGCCAGGGGCTTGATCAAGGCTGGGGCCGATAAAACCGGCGTGATAGGTGTGAGCGTAGATCTATCAGGTCTTCACATGGCCAGCGACAGAGATTTCAACAGGAAATCCTTCACTACAGGACACACCGGGTTCGGAATACCTTTCGCCGTCTTCCCTGACAGGAGCGATGTACCCAGAAATGCCGCAAGACCTCTCAGATATATGGACCGTTATCTGTTGGTCAAGCAGGGAGAAGTCTTCTACGTCACAGAAATGCTGGCACGTCTAGAAGGTCTCCAGAGGGGGCCGGCCGGGAACACCAGTTTGACCGCTGCGATAGCGCTGGCCAAAGAACTGCCGAAAGACTCAACCATAGTGGTTCAGGAAACGGAGTACACCGGCGCGGGAAAGGCTCCATCGGCCCAGTTGACCTTTGCGAGGAAAAACGGTGTGAAAGTAATCAGGGGCGATCCCTTAACTGACGATGTACCGGGCAAAGTGATCGCAATTCCGGAAAATCCCTCACAGATAATGTACACAGAACTTGGACTGGATAGACTGAGAGAGTCCTATATAAGAGAGCTGATCAAACGTCAGATACTCCCCTCGGAAAGAGACCTGGATTATCTTGCACAGGAACTCAGACTCACAACTGATGAGA
- the ortA gene encoding 2-amino-4-oxopentanoate thiolase subunit OrtA → MTARRGQWVQIHSILLKAGERAPSAPSDTANVPLELRVRGFLQDEVASIGQVVRIRTAAGRTLEGTLEIIEPRHVHDFGDYIPELSQAGDELTAWLAGGDENEYEL, encoded by the coding sequence ATGACGGCTAGAAGAGGACAGTGGGTGCAGATTCACAGCATTTTATTGAAAGCTGGAGAGCGTGCTCCATCAGCTCCTTCCGATACCGCAAACGTTCCACTGGAATTGAGAGTCAGGGGTTTTTTACAGGATGAGGTGGCTTCCATCGGTCAGGTCGTCAGGATTCGAACGGCTGCCGGAAGAACGCTGGAAGGAACTCTCGAGATAATAGAACCGCGACATGTACACGATTTTGGCGATTATATCCCCGAACTTTCTCAGGCCGGTGACGAATTGACCGCCTGGCTGGCCGGTGGTGATGAAAATGAGTATGAGTTATGA
- the ord gene encoding 2,4-diaminopentanoate dehydrogenase — protein MAYRVLVWGLGAMGSGIAKNVLRKKELQLVGAIERDPSKIDRDLGEVLGLERSGRRVYSEPEKAILETRPDIVIIATNSFVNEVMPKIELAAKNNVNVLTIAEEMAYPYESNPEESKILENLACKYGISILGTGINPGFVLDFLIIAMTGACLKIDRIKASRINDLSPFGKTVMETQGVGTTPEEFKRGLEKGEIVGHIGFQQSIAMIGNAVGWRIDRIEETREPIISITERKTAVAHVKPGMVAGCRHTGRGFCGDELKIELIHPQQILPAIEGIETGDYIDIYGEPDIHLSIKPEIPGGKGTIALATNMIPEVINAAPGLLNMSELPVPKCLMDDIKEI, from the coding sequence ATGGCATACAGAGTGCTTGTATGGGGTCTTGGTGCCATGGGAAGTGGCATCGCGAAAAACGTTCTAAGAAAGAAAGAGCTCCAGTTGGTAGGTGCCATCGAGAGAGATCCATCGAAGATCGACAGGGATCTCGGTGAAGTTCTAGGTCTGGAAAGAAGTGGTCGCAGAGTTTACTCCGAACCGGAAAAGGCGATTCTGGAGACGAGGCCCGACATAGTTATAATTGCAACGAACTCCTTCGTTAACGAAGTTATGCCGAAAATAGAACTAGCGGCGAAGAATAACGTAAACGTACTTACCATTGCGGAGGAAATGGCTTATCCTTACGAGTCAAATCCCGAAGAGTCTAAAATTCTGGAAAACCTCGCTTGTAAATACGGAATCTCCATACTTGGAACGGGAATTAATCCTGGTTTCGTTCTAGATTTTCTGATAATAGCCATGACCGGGGCCTGTCTCAAAATCGATAGAATAAAAGCCAGCAGGATAAATGACCTCTCGCCTTTTGGCAAGACCGTCATGGAGACCCAAGGCGTGGGAACCACTCCAGAGGAGTTCAAACGAGGTCTAGAAAAGGGAGAGATAGTGGGACACATAGGCTTTCAGCAATCGATAGCTATGATAGGCAACGCCGTCGGCTGGAGAATCGACAGAATCGAGGAAACCAGAGAACCGATAATCTCAATTACAGAACGCAAAACTGCTGTTGCCCACGTAAAGCCTGGTATGGTAGCGGGTTGCAGGCATACAGGCAGAGGTTTCTGCGGTGACGAATTGAAGATAGAGCTTATACATCCGCAACAGATACTGCCTGCGATAGAGGGTATCGAAACCGGCGACTATATAGATATCTACGGTGAGCCCGATATACATCTTTCGATAAAACCGGAGATACCCGGCGGAAAGGGTACCATAGCGCTGGCGACCAATATGATACCGGAAGTAATAAACGCAGCACCTGGATTACTTAACATGAGTGAATTGCCCGTTCCAAAATGCTTGATGGACGACATTAAGGAGATCTAG